A single Montipora foliosa isolate CH-2021 chromosome 7, ASM3666993v2, whole genome shotgun sequence DNA region contains:
- the LOC138009725 gene encoding uncharacterized protein: MTVTMKSDKAEKVKTAIGQLLRKERPQIREVASVVGLMVSCFPGVKTAPLFYRALENDKTDALKQTGWNHDEHMQISDLAKKDLSWWLENVDHDPCPIMPTEPSITLKCDSSLEGWGSVIDNSSTTANGRWSPQESAYHINYLEIKAVLFGFKSLCSKFKHCSIKVLSDNQTAVAYLKNMGGTHSRDCNQITRETILWYKDRDISLTITHLPGKLNVEADKASREFHDDTEWSLDVQVYQTLVSRWEIPDVDLFASRLNAKILCYVAWKPDPNAYAIDAFTLNWSVFHLVYCFPPFSVIGKVLQKLIQYQTTAILVLPDWLTQFWYPRVTSMLLAPPMRISLQKTTLTLPHNASKVHPLYPNLQLSGCLVSGKHSDLKV, from the coding sequence ATGACAGTCACTATGAAATCAGACAAAGCTGAAAAAGTTAAAACAGCCATTGGCCAGCTTTTAAGAAAGGAACGACCTCAAATAAGAGAGGTTGCATCTGTTGTGGGACTCATGGTCTCTTGCTTTCCTGGAGTTAAAACGGCACCTTTGTTTTATCGAGcacttgaaaatgacaaaacagatGCACTCAAGCAGACTGGGTGGAACCATGATGAACATATGCAAATTTCAGACTTAGCTAAAAAAGACCTTTCATGGTGGCTTGAAAATGTTGATCACGACCCATGCCCCATTATGCCTACAGAACCAAGTATAACCCTAAAGTGTGATAGCTCGTTAGAGGGATGGGGAAGTGTCATTGATAATTCTTCCACTACTGCTAATGGCAGATGGTCTCCCCAAGAGAGTGCATATCACATAAATTATCTGGAGATCAAAGCAGTGCTTTTTGGCTTCAAATCCCTGTGCTCAAAGTTTAAACACTGCAGCATTAAAGTGTTGTCTGACAACCAGACCGCTGTTGCATACCTCAAAAATATGGGTGGTACCCACTCCAGGGACTGTAATCAGATTACGAGAGAAACCATTTTGTGGTATAAAGACAGAGACATATCCTTAACCATTACTCATTTACCAGGTAAACTGAATGTCGAGGCTGATAAAGCAAGCAGAGAGTTTCATGATGACACCGAATGGTCATTAGATGTCCAGGTTTATCAAACCTTAGTCTCAAGATGGGAAATACCAGATGTTGATCTATTTGCATCGCGATTAAATGCAAAAATACTCTGCTACGTTGCATGGAAACCAGACCCCAATGCCTATGCAATAGATGCATTCACACTCAATTGGTCTGTGTTTCATCTTGTATACTGTTTTCCCCCTTTCAGTGTTATTGGGAAAGTACTTCAGAAGTTAATCCAGTACCAGACAACTGCCATACTAGTTCTTCCAGACTGGCTAACACAGTTTTGGTACCCTCGAGTGACCTCAATGCTACTTGCTCCACCAATGCGAATAAGTCTTCAGAAGACAACACTAACGCTGCCACACAATGCCTCCAAAGTTCACCCGCTCTACCCCAACCTCCAGTTGAGTGGCTGTCTTGTGTCAGGGAAACACTCCGATCTCAAGGTGTAA